The Chitinivorax sp. PXF-14 genome contains a region encoding:
- the ccoP gene encoding cytochrome-c oxidase, cbb3-type subunit III gives MSDFVSSFWSIWITAIVVGGIVWLAYLLVSQRSTRVAPGEKVETLGHVWDGDLEEYNNPLPRWWMGLFVLTLVFGVVYLALYPGLGTWQGLNKWTSQGQYEAERSKAEAKYNAIYDKYLKMDVKAVAADPEAKQMGQRLFQTYCMQCHGADAKGNKGFPNLTDSDWLYGGAPEKIGETISGGRKGAMPAFGAALGEDGVKDVANYVLSLSGRDHNEDRALRGKETFTTICAACHGADGKGNQAVGAPNLTDKTWLYGGSEKTIVETITNGRNGVMPNWKEFLGDAKVHVLASYVYGLSNQADAAK, from the coding sequence ATGAGTGATTTCGTAAGCAGTTTCTGGAGTATCTGGATCACGGCGATCGTGGTCGGCGGCATCGTGTGGCTTGCCTACCTGCTGGTGTCGCAACGTAGCACCCGCGTGGCACCTGGCGAGAAGGTCGAGACGCTGGGCCATGTCTGGGATGGCGATCTCGAGGAGTACAACAACCCGCTGCCGCGCTGGTGGATGGGCCTGTTCGTGCTCACGCTGGTGTTCGGCGTAGTCTACCTCGCGCTCTACCCGGGCCTCGGCACCTGGCAAGGTCTGAACAAGTGGACCTCGCAAGGCCAGTACGAAGCCGAGCGCAGCAAGGCTGAAGCCAAGTACAACGCCATCTACGACAAGTACCTGAAGATGGACGTGAAGGCCGTAGCAGCAGACCCGGAGGCCAAGCAGATGGGCCAGCGCCTGTTCCAGACCTACTGCATGCAGTGCCACGGCGCCGATGCGAAGGGCAACAAGGGCTTCCCCAACCTGACCGATAGCGACTGGCTGTATGGCGGCGCCCCGGAGAAGATTGGCGAAACCATCAGCGGTGGCCGCAAGGGCGCCATGCCGGCCTTCGGCGCGGCACTCGGTGAAGACGGCGTGAAGGATGTGGCCAACTATGTGTTGTCGCTGTCCGGCCGTGATCACAACGAAGACCGTGCGCTGCGCGGCAAGGAAACCTTCACCACCATCTGCGCGGCCTGCCACGGCGCTGACGGCAAGGGCAACCAGGCAGTCGGTGCCCCCAACCTGACCGACAAGACCTGGCTCTATGGCGGTTCGGAAAAGACCATCGTCGAAACCATCACCAATGGCCGCAACGGCGTGATGCCCAACTGGAAGGAATTCCTGGGCGATGCCAAGGTCCATGTACTGGCTTCCTACGTTTACGGCCTGTCCAACCAGGCTGACGCTGCCAAGTAA
- the ccoG gene encoding cytochrome c oxidase accessory protein CcoG encodes MGDSLKKIPVKVIASNTPEAAEVQDLYEVRKKIYPRYISGLFNNWRIAMVVITQLFFYGVPWLQWNGRQAMLFDLVNRKFYIFGYVFWPQDFALLAGLLVLCAFGLFWWTAIAGRLWCGYACPQTVYTEIFLWIENWVEGDRNKRMKLDAAPNSFTKFRLKATKHGLWLLLSFWTGFTFVGFYTPIQSLWNELISFSLGPWEAFWVGFYGFATYGNAGFMREQVCKYMCPYARFQSVMFDRDTLVISYDTERGEPRGSRGKKVDHKAEGMGDCINCSICVQVCPTGIDIREGLQYECIGCAACIDACDQVMDKMGYQRGLIRYTTENALEHKYEESQFLRRLLRPRVMVYTVLLAVISAAMIATLALRVPLKLNVTRDRATLVRETDDGLLENLYQLQIINTDEKAHTYQISATGLTGLKLIADTRVSVPAGSAFNVPANIQVDPADIGRGTKQVTFKVEAVDDAKVAIEHTTSFITR; translated from the coding sequence ATGGGCGACAGTCTCAAGAAAATACCCGTCAAGGTCATCGCATCAAACACCCCTGAAGCCGCCGAGGTTCAGGATCTCTACGAAGTCCGCAAGAAAATCTACCCGCGTTACATATCAGGCCTGTTCAACAACTGGCGTATCGCGATGGTCGTCATCACCCAGCTGTTCTTCTACGGCGTCCCTTGGTTGCAATGGAATGGCCGCCAGGCGATGTTGTTCGACCTGGTCAACCGCAAGTTCTACATCTTTGGCTACGTATTCTGGCCGCAGGATTTTGCCCTGCTGGCAGGCCTGCTGGTGCTGTGCGCGTTCGGCCTGTTCTGGTGGACGGCAATCGCCGGCCGGCTCTGGTGCGGCTACGCCTGTCCGCAAACGGTCTACACCGAGATATTCCTGTGGATCGAGAACTGGGTCGAAGGTGACCGCAACAAACGCATGAAGCTCGACGCGGCGCCCAACTCATTCACCAAATTCAGGCTCAAGGCCACCAAGCATGGCCTGTGGCTGCTGCTGTCGTTCTGGACCGGCTTCACCTTCGTCGGTTTCTACACGCCGATCCAATCGCTGTGGAACGAGCTGATCTCGTTCTCGCTGGGCCCATGGGAGGCCTTCTGGGTCGGCTTCTATGGCTTCGCCACCTATGGCAACGCAGGCTTTATGCGCGAGCAGGTGTGCAAGTACATGTGCCCCTACGCGCGCTTCCAGAGCGTGATGTTCGACCGCGACACGCTGGTCATCTCCTATGACACGGAACGCGGCGAGCCGCGTGGTTCGCGCGGCAAGAAGGTCGACCACAAGGCCGAAGGTATGGGTGACTGCATCAACTGCAGCATCTGCGTCCAGGTCTGCCCGACCGGTATCGACATCCGCGAAGGGCTACAGTACGAGTGCATCGGCTGTGCAGCCTGTATCGACGCCTGTGATCAGGTGATGGACAAGATGGGCTACCAGCGCGGCCTGATCCGCTACACCACGGAGAACGCACTGGAGCACAAGTACGAGGAGAGCCAGTTCCTGCGTCGCCTGTTGCGCCCCCGCGTGATGGTCTATACGGTGCTGCTGGCGGTCATCTCGGCGGCCATGATCGCGACACTCGCCCTGCGCGTACCGCTCAAGCTCAATGTCACGCGCGACCGCGCCACGCTGGTACGGGAAACGGATGACGGGCTGCTGGAAAACCTCTACCAGCTGCAGATCATCAATACCGACGAGAAGGCACACACCTACCAGATTTCGGCTACCGGGCTCACCGGGCTGAAGCTGATTGCCGACACCCGCGTCAGCGTACCGGCCGGCAGCGCCTTCAACGTACCCGCCAACATCCAGGTCGATCCGGCCGATATCGGCCGCGGCACCAAGCAGGTCACGTTCAAGGTCGAAGCGGTGGACGACGCCAAGGTCGCCATCGAACACACGACCAGTTTCATCACCCGTTAA
- a CDS encoding cbb3-type cytochrome oxidase subunit 3: MTITDLRVAVTVVSFIVFLGIVVWAMARSKKDLDEAANVPFMEDDAPLADKRQDA, encoded by the coding sequence ATGACGATCACCGATCTGCGCGTTGCTGTCACAGTCGTTTCTTTCATCGTGTTCCTGGGCATCGTCGTATGGGCCATGGCACGCAGCAAGAAGGATCTCGACGAGGCGGCCAATGTCCCCTTCATGGAAGACGACGCACCTCTGGCCGACAAAAGGCAGGACGCCTGA